A window of Sinimarinibacterium sp. NLF-5-8 genomic DNA:
GCGCATGATCTCGGGATCGGGCCCCAGAAACATCTTGTTGTCGGCCAGAAACTTGTCCAGCAGGGCTTGTTCTTCTGCAGAAATCTTGTCGTGCATTGCGATTCTCCTCGTGGCTATCGTGAGGCCTTGATGAACCAGACTGCGCCTTGGGCGGCAGCGTGGAACGTCCATCCCGGCTCGATCAGATAGGTGGTGGCGCGCGTGGTGACCACGGCCGGGCCCTCAATCTGGGTGCCTTGCGCAAGCGCCGCATCGTTATAGATCGGCGTCTGCACCGGCTGGTCGTGCCCAACAAAGTGGCAGGCGCGCTGTGCCACCGGTGCAGGAGGCGGCAACGGCGCATCGCTGACATGCAGCGGGACAAACATCACCTTGGGCTGGTCAACGAACGCGCGCACCCGAATCGTGTTGATGCGCACGCCGGTTTCAGGCGATTGGCTGCCCTTGCCAAAACGCGCGCCGTAGCTTTCGTGAAACTGATCCATGATCGCCAGCACATCTTTTTGCGACTGCAAGCGATTGAGCGTGGTTGCCACTGCGGTTTGCACGCGCTGGTTGCCGTAGCGCATATCCAGTTCCAGACGGTACTGGATCGCCTGCTCGTCCATGCCCTGGCGCAAAAGATCCTCGCGCCCGCGCTGCTCCAGCACCTCGACGCTGCGGTTGAAACGCTCGTAGTCGTTGAAAAAACGCCGGGTCGCCGGGTTGAACAACACCGTCCAGGTACTCATCTCATGGATGTGCATCTGGCTGACGTTGCCCGCGCCACAGGCCGAGAATGTTGAAGAAAACGGCGGCGCCAGAATCCGCTTGACGCCCAGCGCATTGGCAATCCCGCAGGCATGCAGCGGCCCATTGCCGCCATACGCCAGAATCGTGCACTCGCCGGGCTCATAGCCGCGCGTGCGCAGCTCGGTGGCAATGCCGTTGGCCATGTTGGCATCAACGTTGCGCTTGATCAGCTTGGCAACATCCAGAACCGCCATGTCCAGCTCATCACACAGATTGTTTTCTATCGCCTGCCGCGCGCGGCGTGGGTTGAGCGGGATACGACCATTGGCGTAGTTGTCGGGATCAAGATAGCCCAGCAGCAAGTCGGCATCGGTCACGGTGGGCTGCAACCCGCCACGGTCATAACATGCCGGGCCAGGATCAGAGCCTGCCGATTGCGGCCCCAGCTCCACCGAGCGGAACACCCGGTCATAACGGGCAATCGAACCGCCACCGGAGCCGAGCGTGATCATGTGCACCATCGGCACCGCCACCAGCCAGCGCCCGATCACCGGATTGAAGTCGTAATGCTTGACGCCGCCCTGATCGACGATGCCAATGTCAAAGCTGGTGCCGCCCATATCGGTGGCAATCACGTTGCCCAGCCCCGCAGCCTGGGCCAGATGCTCACTGGCCGCCAGCCCGGAAACCGGC
This region includes:
- a CDS encoding hydantoinase/oxoprolinase family protein, whose translation is MKRVSVDIGGTFTDTFVVWDNQYVEGKALTTHHNLAQGFNDSLTDACRQLGVEPGVLLKDVDSVRYSTTLATNALIERKGPRVGVLVTSGFKSTIPLSRARGYGEGLSAAEQMDIPNARRPEPIVSIPMIREVRERVDYLGQVFWQLDEDDVRLRIRELVDAGAEALVVLFTNSVVNPAHELRVREIFLEEYPAHLLGAIPMLLSHQVAGRRGEYARGTASIMDAFLHQTMYHGLGTLELNLRAQGYAKPMLVSHNSGGMAQLNSTDALQTVNSGPVSGLAASEHLAQAAGLGNVIATDMGGTSFDIGIVDQGGVKHYDFNPVIGRWLVAVPMVHMITLGSGGGSIARYDRVFRSVELGPQSAGSDPGPACYDRGGLQPTVTDADLLLGYLDPDNYANGRIPLNPRRARQAIENNLCDELDMAVLDVAKLIKRNVDANMANGIATELRTRGYEPGECTILAYGGNGPLHACGIANALGVKRILAPPFSSTFSACGAGNVSQMHIHEMSTWTVLFNPATRRFFNDYERFNRSVEVLEQRGREDLLRQGMDEQAIQYRLELDMRYGNQRVQTAVATTLNRLQSQKDVLAIMDQFHESYGARFGKGSQSPETGVRINTIRVRAFVDQPKVMFVPLHVSDAPLPPPAPVAQRACHFVGHDQPVQTPIYNDAALAQGTQIEGPAVVTTRATTYLIEPGWTFHAAAQGAVWFIKASR